The Streptomyces sp. NBC_01244 genome contains a region encoding:
- the ribD gene encoding bifunctional diaminohydroxyphosphoribosylaminopyrimidine deaminase/5-amino-6-(5-phosphoribosylamino)uracil reductase RibD, translating into MRQEDPVATHAAHAAPDAGTRAMRRAIELAARGLGSTSPNPVVGCVITDASGAVVGEGWHERAGGPHAEIHALNAAGPAARGGTAYVTLEPCNHTGRTGPCAQALTAAGITRVVYAVSDPNPQASGGGATLRAAGIDTCSGLLAEEAEAGNAAWLTSVRLGRPYILWKYAATLDGRVAAADGTSRWISSPESRADVHRLRAESDAVVVGSGTLRADDPHLAVRGIDGFTAADQPLRVVLDTHATIRPTARVLDEAAPTLIVVAENLEDAATRHLAGVELARLPYDKYGISVDALLRELHGRGIRSVLLEGGPTLAGAFVAAGAVDKVIGYLAPVLLGAGPAVLADAGIGTLADALRLRVTETVRIGTDIRVTAVPASAPSAPTALKEH; encoded by the coding sequence ATGAGGCAGGAGGACCCGGTGGCGACACACGCCGCGCACGCAGCACCCGACGCGGGCACCCGCGCCATGCGCCGAGCCATCGAGCTCGCCGCCCGCGGACTCGGCTCCACCAGCCCCAACCCGGTCGTCGGCTGCGTCATCACCGACGCCTCGGGCGCCGTCGTGGGCGAAGGCTGGCACGAGCGGGCCGGCGGCCCGCACGCCGAGATCCACGCCCTGAACGCGGCGGGCCCGGCGGCCCGCGGCGGCACCGCCTACGTCACCCTCGAACCCTGCAACCACACCGGCCGTACGGGACCCTGCGCGCAGGCCCTGACCGCCGCCGGGATCACCCGCGTGGTCTACGCGGTCTCCGACCCGAACCCGCAGGCCAGCGGTGGCGGAGCCACCCTGCGCGCCGCCGGGATCGACACCTGTTCCGGACTGCTCGCCGAGGAGGCCGAGGCGGGCAACGCCGCCTGGCTGACCTCCGTACGCCTGGGCCGTCCGTACATCCTGTGGAAGTACGCCGCGACCCTCGACGGCCGCGTCGCGGCCGCCGACGGCACCAGCCGCTGGATCAGCTCCCCGGAGTCCCGCGCCGACGTCCACCGGCTGCGCGCCGAGTCCGACGCCGTGGTCGTGGGCTCCGGCACCCTGCGCGCCGACGACCCGCACCTCGCGGTACGCGGGATCGACGGCTTCACCGCCGCCGACCAGCCGCTGCGCGTGGTCCTGGACACCCACGCCACCATCCGGCCCACAGCCCGGGTGCTGGACGAGGCCGCTCCCACCCTGATCGTCGTCGCCGAGAACCTCGAAGACGCTGCCACCCGCCACCTCGCCGGAGTGGAGCTGGCCCGGCTCCCGTACGACAAGTACGGGATCTCCGTGGACGCCCTGCTGCGCGAGCTGCACGGGCGCGGCATCCGCTCCGTCCTCCTCGAAGGCGGCCCCACCCTGGCCGGCGCCTTCGTCGCCGCCGGGGCCGTCGACAAGGTCATCGGCTACCTCGCCCCCGTCCTCCTCGGCGCGGGCCCCGCCGTCCTCGCCGACGCCGGCATCGGCACCCTCGCCGATGCGCTCCGGCTCCGCGTCACCGAAACCGTCCGCATCGGCACGGACATCCGCGTCACCGCCGTCCCCGCGTCGGCCCCCTCCGCCCCCACAGCCCTCAAGGAGCACTGA
- a CDS encoding DUF5995 family protein, protein MEAVLARMRALDERLPERDGVAVFNRVYLTVTQTLHEGIAHGAFPSPRRAEALSVRFAERYLTAVEADRAPACWRPLLQYRRHPGIRPLQHALAGINAHIGHDLALAVVATCRSLDCEPAALEADFDRVGDTLVSLEEHIREDLMPGPDLLEIADPLTHLLGAWSLERARAGAWASARLLWSLRRSPDLAEEFTDSLDAGVGLVGRCLLTPTG, encoded by the coding sequence ATGGAAGCGGTGCTGGCGCGGATGCGCGCCCTGGACGAGCGGCTCCCCGAGCGGGACGGCGTCGCCGTCTTCAACCGGGTGTACCTCACGGTGACGCAGACCCTGCACGAGGGGATCGCGCACGGCGCGTTCCCCTCGCCCCGCCGGGCGGAAGCGCTCAGCGTCCGCTTCGCCGAGCGCTACCTGACGGCGGTCGAGGCCGACCGGGCCCCGGCCTGCTGGCGGCCGCTCCTCCAGTACCGCCGCCACCCCGGGATCCGGCCGCTCCAGCACGCGCTGGCCGGGATCAACGCGCACATCGGCCACGACCTGGCGCTGGCGGTGGTCGCCACCTGCCGCTCGCTCGACTGCGAACCGGCCGCGCTCGAAGCGGACTTCGACCGGGTCGGTGACACCCTGGTCTCCCTGGAGGAGCACATCCGGGAGGACCTGATGCCGGGCCCGGACCTGCTGGAGATCGCGGACCCCCTGACGCATCTCCTCGGCGCCTGGAGCCTGGAACGGGCCCGTGCGGGGGCCTGGGCCTCGGCCCGCCTGCTGTGGTCGCTGCGCCGCTCCCCCGATCTGGCGGAGGAGTTCACCGATTCCCTCGACGCGGGCGTCGGCCTGGTCGGCCGCTGCCTGCTGACGCCTACGGGGTGA
- a CDS encoding MFS transporter: protein MTGETDLSPARLRHARFAIAAVFCVHGAVTGSFATRIPWIQDHAQLSAGTLGLALAFPALGAALTMPLAGRINHRFGARTALRMLLSLWTLALILPSLAPNLWTLCFVLFVYGATAGMSDVAMNALGVETENRLKRSIMSSLHGMWSVGALIGSAAGTVAAHAGADGRLHHLIAALALTLAGLIAVRGVLDLRTDTGGEEAPPHFALPPKSALFIGAIGFCAVFAEGASLDWSAVYLRDVLHTDAGLAAASTTAFALTMALARLVGDKVVDRFGAVRTVRVGGALATAGGLLVVTVHHPVAALAGFGLIGLGIAVVVPLAFAAAARSGPAPAQAIAGVATITYTSGLIAPSAIGAVADATSLVVSFGLVTLLSFALIVGATVLRQRPVAAGVSVTNRDEPAPIRP from the coding sequence ATGACCGGGGAAACCGACCTCAGCCCGGCGCGACTGCGCCATGCCCGCTTCGCCATCGCCGCCGTCTTCTGCGTACACGGCGCAGTCACCGGCTCCTTCGCCACCCGCATCCCCTGGATCCAGGACCACGCGCAGCTCAGCGCGGGCACCCTGGGCCTGGCCCTCGCCTTCCCCGCGCTCGGCGCGGCGCTCACGATGCCGCTGGCCGGTCGCATCAACCACCGGTTCGGTGCGCGCACCGCCCTGCGGATGCTGCTGAGCCTGTGGACGCTCGCCCTCATCCTGCCGAGCCTCGCCCCGAACCTGTGGACGCTCTGCTTCGTGCTCTTCGTCTACGGGGCCACCGCCGGCATGTCGGACGTGGCGATGAACGCGCTCGGCGTGGAGACCGAGAACCGGCTGAAGCGCTCGATCATGTCCTCACTGCACGGCATGTGGAGCGTGGGCGCCCTGATCGGCTCGGCCGCCGGCACCGTCGCCGCCCACGCCGGCGCCGATGGCCGCCTGCACCACCTGATCGCCGCGCTCGCCCTGACCCTGGCCGGGCTGATCGCCGTACGGGGCGTCCTGGACCTGCGCACGGACACCGGCGGGGAGGAGGCGCCGCCGCACTTCGCGCTGCCCCCGAAGTCCGCGCTGTTCATCGGCGCGATCGGCTTCTGCGCGGTCTTCGCGGAGGGCGCGAGCCTGGACTGGTCCGCGGTGTACCTGCGGGACGTGCTGCACACGGACGCCGGGCTCGCGGCCGCCTCGACCACCGCCTTCGCGCTGACGATGGCCCTCGCCCGGCTGGTCGGGGACAAGGTCGTGGACCGGTTCGGGGCCGTCCGCACGGTCCGCGTGGGCGGCGCACTGGCCACCGCGGGCGGGCTGCTCGTGGTCACGGTCCACCATCCGGTCGCGGCCCTGGCCGGGTTCGGGCTGATCGGGCTCGGGATCGCGGTGGTGGTCCCGCTGGCCTTCGCCGCGGCCGCGCGCAGCGGTCCGGCCCCGGCGCAGGCCATCGCCGGTGTCGCGACGATCACGTACACCTCGGGGCTCATCGCCCCGTCGGCGATCGGGGCGGTGGCCGACGCGACCTCGCTGGTGGTGTCGTTCGGGCTGGTCACGCTGCTGTCGTTCGCACTTATCGTGGGGGCGACCGTACTGCGGCAACGGCCGGTGGCGGCAGGGGTCTCGGTCACCAACCGGGACGAACCTGCACCTATCCGGCCGTAA
- a CDS encoding ROK family transcriptional regulator produces the protein MGAVTPAKALTATTRAASPAPSPASPSTARAINDRLALQLLQEEGPLTAPQLKELTGLSRPSVADLVERLTGAGLIEVVGESGEQRRGPNAKLYGIVARRAYLAALDVRTDSATAVVADLLGRPLAQAALPVDAVEEAVDRLEELASEAGADRLHTVVIGAPGLVAPGTGELRDSAGLPAWHRDLVAALQRRLPAVVVVENETNLAALAEQRVGAARDLESFVLLWLGEGAGAAVVLDGRLRRGASGGAGEIGFLPVPGTGGLPSATNCEGGFHELAGRAGVTALAAAHGFDGPVEEAVAGAAGPGFLDALADRLALGAAAVAAILDPGCVVLGGELGRAGGPALAALVARRLTALSPVPTEVRASTLGDPAVLTGARLAARESAQSVLFTA, from the coding sequence ATGGGCGCCGTGACTCCTGCCAAGGCCCTGACCGCCACCACCCGCGCCGCGTCCCCCGCCCCTTCCCCCGCCTCGCCGAGCACGGCCCGGGCCATCAACGACCGGCTCGCCCTCCAGCTCCTCCAGGAGGAGGGCCCGCTGACGGCCCCCCAGCTCAAGGAGCTGACCGGCCTGTCCCGCCCCTCCGTCGCCGACCTGGTGGAACGCCTCACCGGAGCCGGGCTGATCGAGGTCGTCGGGGAATCCGGCGAACAGCGGCGCGGACCCAACGCCAAGCTCTACGGGATCGTGGCGCGGCGGGCCTACCTCGCGGCGCTCGACGTACGGACGGACAGCGCCACCGCGGTCGTCGCCGACCTCCTCGGCCGGCCGCTGGCGCAGGCGGCCCTGCCCGTGGACGCCGTGGAGGAAGCGGTGGACCGGCTGGAGGAGCTCGCCTCGGAGGCGGGCGCCGACCGGCTCCACACGGTGGTGATCGGAGCGCCGGGGCTGGTGGCCCCGGGCACCGGAGAGCTCCGCGACAGCGCCGGACTGCCCGCCTGGCACCGGGACCTGGTGGCGGCGCTGCAGCGGCGGCTGCCGGCGGTGGTCGTGGTGGAGAACGAGACCAACCTGGCGGCCCTGGCCGAACAGCGGGTCGGTGCGGCCCGGGACCTGGAGTCCTTCGTGCTGCTCTGGCTCGGCGAAGGGGCCGGCGCCGCGGTGGTCCTGGACGGGCGGCTGCGCCGGGGCGCCTCCGGCGGAGCGGGCGAGATCGGCTTCCTGCCGGTGCCGGGGACGGGCGGCCTCCCGTCGGCCACGAACTGCGAGGGAGGCTTCCACGAGCTGGCCGGGCGGGCCGGGGTGACCGCGCTCGCCGCGGCCCACGGCTTCGACGGGCCGGTGGAGGAGGCCGTCGCGGGCGCCGCCGGACCGGGCTTCCTCGACGCCCTGGCCGACCGGCTGGCCCTGGGGGCGGCGGCCGTCGCGGCGATCCTGGACCCCGGCTGCGTCGTGCTCGGCGGGGAACTCGGCCGCGCGGGCGGACCCGCCCTGGCGGCCCTGGTCGCCCGCCGCCTCACCGCCCTGAGCCCGGTCCCGACCGAGGTCCGCGCCAGCACCCTCGGCGACCCGGCGGTGCTCACGGGGGCGCGGCTCGCCGCCCGCGAGTCGGCGCAGTCCGTCCTCTTCACGGCCTGA
- a CDS encoding flavin monoamine oxidase family protein — protein sequence MTSTVPTTAVPHSDGTMPITMFGPDFPYAYDDFLAHPAGLGQIPATEHGTEVAVIGGGLSGIISAYELMKMGLKPVVYEADQIGGRLRTVGFEGAGTEELTAEMGAMRFPPSSTALQHYIDLVGLVTEPFPNPLAEATPSTVVDLKGETHYAETIADLPQVYRDVSAAWNACLDEGADFSDMNTAMRERDVPRIREIWAKLVEKLDDETFYGFLCKSEAFKSFRKREIFGQVGFGTGGWDTDFPNSILEILRVVYTEADDHHRGIVGGSQQLPLRMWDREPEKIVHWAQGTSLSSLHEGTPRPAVTRLHRTAGNRITVTDASGDIRTYRAAIFTAQSWMLLSKIACDDTLFPIDHWTAIERTHYMESSKLFIPVDRPFWLDKDEETGRDVMSMTLTDRMTRGTYLLDNGPDKPAVICLSYTWCDDSLKWLPLSANERMEVMLKSLGEIYPKVDIRRHIIGNPVTVSWENEPYFMGAFKANLPGHYRYQRRLFTHFMQDRLPDDKRGIFLAGDDISWTAGWAEGAVQTALNAVWGVMHHLGGATDSTNPGPGDVYDEIAPVELPED from the coding sequence ATGACGTCCACGGTGCCCACCACCGCCGTCCCGCACAGCGACGGCACGATGCCGATCACGATGTTCGGACCGGACTTCCCCTACGCGTACGACGACTTCCTCGCCCACCCGGCGGGCCTCGGCCAGATACCGGCGACCGAGCACGGCACGGAGGTCGCCGTCATCGGCGGCGGGCTGTCCGGCATCATCTCCGCGTACGAGCTGATGAAGATGGGCCTCAAGCCCGTCGTCTACGAGGCCGACCAGATCGGCGGCCGGCTGCGCACGGTGGGCTTCGAGGGCGCGGGCACCGAGGAGCTGACCGCGGAGATGGGCGCCATGCGCTTCCCGCCGTCCTCCACGGCCCTGCAGCACTACATCGACCTCGTCGGCCTGGTCACCGAGCCCTTCCCGAACCCGCTCGCCGAGGCAACCCCCTCGACGGTGGTCGACCTCAAGGGCGAGACCCACTACGCCGAGACCATCGCCGACCTCCCGCAGGTCTACCGCGACGTGTCCGCCGCGTGGAACGCCTGCCTGGACGAGGGCGCCGACTTCTCCGACATGAACACCGCGATGCGCGAGCGGGACGTCCCGCGCATCCGGGAGATCTGGGCGAAGCTCGTCGAGAAGCTCGACGACGAGACCTTCTACGGGTTCCTCTGCAAGTCCGAGGCCTTCAAGTCCTTCCGCAAGCGGGAGATCTTCGGCCAGGTCGGCTTCGGCACGGGCGGCTGGGACACCGACTTCCCGAACTCGATCCTCGAGATCCTGCGCGTCGTCTACACCGAGGCCGACGACCACCACCGCGGCATCGTGGGCGGCTCGCAGCAGCTCCCGCTGCGCATGTGGGACCGCGAGCCCGAGAAGATCGTGCACTGGGCCCAGGGCACCTCCCTCTCCTCCCTGCACGAGGGAACCCCGCGCCCGGCGGTCACTCGCCTGCACCGCACGGCGGGCAACCGCATCACGGTCACGGACGCCTCCGGGGACATCCGCACCTACCGCGCCGCGATCTTCACGGCCCAGTCCTGGATGCTCCTGTCGAAGATCGCGTGCGACGACACGCTCTTCCCGATCGACCATTGGACGGCGATCGAGCGCACCCACTACATGGAGAGCTCGAAGCTCTTCATCCCGGTCGACCGCCCCTTCTGGCTGGACAAGGACGAGGAAACGGGCCGCGACGTCATGTCGATGACCCTGACCGACCGCATGACCCGCGGCACGTACCTCCTCGACAACGGCCCCGACAAGCCGGCCGTCATCTGCCTGTCCTACACCTGGTGCGACGACAGCCTGAAGTGGCTGCCGCTGTCCGCGAACGAGCGGATGGAGGTCATGCTGAAGTCCCTCGGCGAGATCTACCCGAAGGTCGACATCCGCCGCCACATCATCGGCAACCCGGTGACCGTGTCGTGGGAGAACGAGCCCTACTTCATGGGCGCGTTCAAGGCCAACCTGCCGGGTCACTACCGCTACCAGCGCCGCCTGTTCACCCACTTCATGCAGGACCGCCTCCCCGACGACAAGCGCGGCATCTTCCTCGCGGGCGACGACATCTCCTGGACGGCGGGCTGGGCGGAGGGCGCGGTCCAGACGGCCCTCAACGCCGTCTGGGGCGTCATGCACCACCTCGGCGGAGCCACCGACTCCACCAACCCCGGCCCGGGCGACGTCTACGACGAGATAGCCCCGGTAGAACTCCCGGAAGACTGA
- a CDS encoding chitinase C-terminal domain-containing protein: MLSPTKTRAMLLTSGAAIAGLLVAGLSAGVSHAADNESCRPDGLYKTAGVDVPYCSVYDTEGREKMGADHQRRVIGYFTGWRTGKDGTPAYLPNNIPWSKVTHLNYAFAHVDGNNKISVGSDNANNSATGMTWPGVAGAEMDPALPYKGNFNLLNKFKKQYPNVKTLISVGGWAETGGYFGDDGNRVASGGFYSMATNADGSVNQAGINTFADSSVEFIRKYGFNGVDIDYEYPTTMKDAGNPLDWQLSNARRAGLVQGYDVLMKSLREKLDKAGAADGKHYLLTVAAPSSGYLLRGMETFQMQKYLDYVNIMSYDLHGAWNEYVGPNASLFDDGKDAELAAANVYGSSQYGGIGYLNTDWAYHYFRGSMPAGRINIGLPYYTRGFKNVQGGTDGLWGKAAATTCPAGAGLTKCGDGAVGIDNLWHDKDTNGVESPAGSNPMWHAKNLEKGIVGDYVTKYGFPANTTLTGTYVRKYDANLVAPWLWNAQKKVFLSTEDEQSVAAKADYVVNRGIGGTMVWEMAGDYGWNAAKGQYEIGDTLTSVMYDKFKAASPYGSKKSNTALPTQAVDIKTEFNEFKLGDSNYPITPKLKITNNTNATLPGGTEFQFDYSTAAPANASDQSGFGTKVIKSDHTGSNVGGLKGDFHRASLKLPAWQTLAPGASVDLAFNYYLPVSTPSNWTVNISGTTYALAGDLARGTTVVQPGSTTPPTTPPTTPPTTPPTTPPTTPPTTPPGGTCTNPAYVAGTVYNSGNVVSHQGRNWKAQWWTQNETPGTTGEWGVWKDQGAC; encoded by the coding sequence ATGCTGTCCCCCACCAAGACGAGAGCCATGCTCCTGACGTCCGGCGCCGCAATCGCCGGTCTGCTGGTGGCCGGGCTCTCGGCGGGCGTCTCGCACGCCGCCGACAACGAGTCCTGTCGCCCCGACGGTCTGTACAAGACCGCGGGCGTGGACGTCCCGTACTGCTCGGTCTACGACACCGAGGGCCGCGAGAAGATGGGCGCCGACCACCAGCGCCGCGTCATCGGCTACTTCACGGGCTGGCGCACGGGCAAGGACGGCACGCCCGCCTACCTGCCCAACAACATCCCGTGGTCCAAGGTCACCCACCTGAACTACGCCTTCGCCCACGTCGACGGCAACAACAAGATCTCGGTCGGCTCGGACAACGCGAACAACTCCGCCACCGGGATGACCTGGCCGGGCGTCGCGGGTGCCGAGATGGACCCCGCCCTCCCTTACAAGGGCAATTTCAACCTTCTGAACAAATTCAAGAAGCAGTACCCGAACGTCAAGACGCTGATCTCGGTCGGCGGCTGGGCGGAGACCGGCGGCTACTTCGGCGACGACGGCAACCGCGTCGCGTCGGGCGGCTTCTACTCGATGGCCACCAACGCCGACGGCTCGGTCAACCAGGCCGGCATCAACACCTTCGCGGACTCCTCGGTCGAGTTCATCCGCAAGTACGGGTTCAACGGCGTCGACATCGACTACGAGTACCCGACCACCATGAAGGACGCGGGCAACCCGCTGGACTGGCAGCTGTCCAACGCCCGCCGGGCCGGGCTGGTCCAGGGCTACGACGTCCTGATGAAGTCCCTGCGCGAGAAGCTCGACAAGGCCGGCGCCGCCGACGGCAAGCACTACCTGCTGACCGTCGCCGCCCCCTCCTCCGGCTACCTGCTGCGCGGCATGGAGACCTTCCAGATGCAGAAGTATCTGGACTACGTCAACATCATGTCCTACGACCTGCACGGCGCCTGGAACGAGTACGTCGGGCCCAACGCCTCGCTCTTCGACGACGGCAAGGACGCCGAACTGGCGGCCGCCAACGTCTACGGCAGCTCCCAGTACGGCGGCATCGGCTACCTCAACACCGACTGGGCCTACCACTACTTCCGCGGCTCCATGCCGGCCGGCCGCATCAACATCGGCCTGCCCTACTACACCCGCGGCTTCAAGAACGTCCAGGGCGGCACCGACGGCCTGTGGGGCAAGGCGGCAGCGACCACCTGCCCGGCCGGCGCGGGTCTGACCAAGTGCGGTGACGGCGCGGTCGGCATCGACAACCTGTGGCACGACAAGGACACCAACGGGGTCGAGTCCCCCGCCGGTTCCAACCCGATGTGGCACGCCAAGAACCTCGAGAAGGGGATCGTCGGCGACTACGTCACCAAGTACGGCTTCCCGGCGAACACCACGCTGACCGGCACCTACGTCCGCAAGTACGACGCGAACCTGGTCGCCCCGTGGCTGTGGAACGCGCAGAAGAAGGTCTTCCTCTCCACCGAGGACGAGCAGTCGGTGGCGGCCAAGGCCGACTACGTGGTCAACCGCGGCATCGGCGGCACCATGGTCTGGGAGATGGCCGGCGACTACGGCTGGAACGCCGCGAAGGGCCAGTACGAGATCGGCGACACGCTGACCTCCGTGATGTACGACAAGTTCAAGGCCGCCTCCCCGTACGGCTCCAAGAAGTCCAACACCGCGCTGCCGACGCAGGCCGTGGACATCAAGACGGAGTTCAACGAGTTCAAGCTCGGCGACTCGAACTACCCGATCACCCCGAAGCTCAAGATCACCAACAACACGAACGCGACGCTTCCGGGCGGCACGGAGTTCCAGTTCGACTACTCGACGGCGGCTCCGGCCAACGCCTCCGACCAGTCGGGCTTCGGCACCAAGGTGATCAAGAGCGACCACACCGGCAGCAACGTCGGCGGTCTGAAGGGCGACTTCCACCGGGCCTCGCTGAAGCTCCCGGCGTGGCAGACGCTCGCCCCGGGCGCCTCGGTCGACCTGGCCTTCAACTACTACCTGCCGGTGTCCACGCCCTCCAACTGGACGGTGAACATCTCCGGTACGACGTACGCCCTCGCCGGTGACCTGGCGCGCGGCACCACGGTGGTCCAGCCGGGCAGCACCACCCCGCCCACGACCCCGCCGACCACGCCCCCCACCACCCCGCCGACGACTCCCCCGACCACCCCGCCCACGACCCCTCCGGGCGGCACGTGCACCAACCCCGCGTACGTGGCGGGCACGGTCTACAACAGCGGCAACGTCGTCTCGCACCAGGGCCGCAACTGGAAGGCCCAGTGGTGGACGCAGAACGAGACGCCCGGCACCACGGGCGAGTGGGGCGTCTGGAAGGACCAGGGCGCCTGCTGA
- a CDS encoding uracil-xanthine permease family protein codes for MGLGVRWTLHGDGRTPAPGAVVRPDERLSWPRTAGLGAQHVVAMFGASFVAPVLMGLDPNLAIMMSGVATVIFLLATRGRVPSYLGCSLSFVGVAAAIRAGGGDSAVVTGAVFVVGAALFLAGLAVQRFGARIIHAAMPPVVTGAVVMLIGFNLAPVTASTYWPQDQWTALLTMLFTGLAVVCLRGFWSRIAIFLGLLFGYGISWIFDLAFGKIHSTVGGPEAVDHWRLDLSGVAKADWVGLPTFHAPAFEWSAILIALPVVIALIAENAGHIKAVGEMTGDSLDDKLGTAIAADGAASMLSTAVGGPPNTTYSENIGVMAATRVYSTAAYWAAAGFALLFGLCPKFGAVVAAIPGGVLGGITVILYGMIGLLGAQIWINGRVDLRNPLNLVPAAAGIIIGVGGVELNISDSFELGGIALGTIVVITGYHALRYFAPAHLKQQEPLLDSGTSAYDDTAGDTAGDTADGTAGGAAGSAAGEPGDKRG; via the coding sequence ATGGGCCTCGGCGTGCGCTGGACCCTGCACGGAGACGGGCGGACCCCCGCCCCCGGCGCGGTGGTGCGGCCGGACGAGCGGCTGTCGTGGCCGCGGACCGCCGGGCTGGGCGCCCAGCACGTCGTGGCGATGTTCGGGGCGAGCTTCGTGGCGCCGGTCCTGATGGGGCTGGACCCGAACCTCGCCATCATGATGTCCGGTGTCGCCACCGTCATCTTCCTGCTGGCGACCCGCGGCCGGGTCCCCTCCTACCTGGGCTGCTCGCTCTCCTTCGTGGGGGTCGCGGCCGCGATCCGGGCGGGCGGCGGGGACAGCGCGGTCGTCACGGGCGCGGTCTTCGTGGTCGGCGCGGCGCTGTTCCTGGCGGGGCTCGCGGTCCAGCGGTTCGGGGCGCGGATCATCCACGCGGCGATGCCGCCGGTGGTGACGGGCGCGGTCGTGATGCTGATCGGCTTCAACCTGGCGCCCGTGACGGCGTCCACGTACTGGCCGCAGGACCAGTGGACGGCCCTGCTGACCATGCTGTTCACCGGGCTGGCCGTGGTCTGCCTGCGGGGCTTCTGGTCGCGGATCGCGATCTTCCTCGGCCTGCTCTTCGGGTACGGAATCTCCTGGATCTTCGACCTCGCCTTCGGCAAGATCCACTCGACGGTGGGCGGCCCCGAGGCGGTGGACCACTGGCGGCTCGACCTGTCGGGGGTGGCCAAGGCCGACTGGGTCGGGCTGCCGACCTTCCACGCGCCGGCCTTCGAGTGGTCGGCGATCCTGATCGCGCTGCCGGTGGTCATCGCACTGATCGCGGAGAACGCCGGGCACATCAAGGCCGTCGGCGAGATGACCGGCGACTCGCTCGACGACAAGCTCGGCACGGCCATCGCGGCCGACGGCGCCGCGTCGATGCTGTCCACGGCGGTGGGCGGCCCGCCGAACACCACGTACTCCGAGAACATCGGCGTGATGGCCGCCACCCGCGTCTACTCCACGGCGGCCTACTGGGCGGCGGCCGGCTTCGCCCTCCTCTTCGGCCTGTGCCCGAAGTTCGGCGCGGTCGTCGCCGCGATCCCCGGCGGGGTGCTGGGCGGGATCACCGTGATCCTGTACGGCATGATCGGTCTGCTCGGTGCGCAGATCTGGATCAACGGCCGGGTGGACCTGCGCAATCCGCTGAACCTGGTGCCGGCCGCGGCGGGCATCATCATCGGTGTCGGCGGGGTCGAGCTGAACATCAGCGACAGCTTCGAGCTGGGCGGGATCGCGCTCGGCACGATCGTCGTGATCACGGGTTACCACGCACTGCGCTACTTCGCACCGGCGCACCTGAAGCAGCAGGAACCGCTGCTGGACTCGGGAACGTCCGCGTACGACGACACGGCTGGTGACACGGCCGGCGACACGGCCGACGGGACCGCGGGCGGGGCGGCCGGGAGCGCCGCCGGGGAGCCCGGGGACAAGCGGGGTTGA
- a CDS encoding carbon-nitrogen hydrolase family protein, with protein MPPLRTALLQSSGRLGDTADNLKALEEAAARAAQAGAGLLVTSEMFLTGYALEIEDISRLAEPADGMSARAIGEIARRHGLAVLYGYPERDGDAVYNAAQLVGPDGERLANYRKTHLFGCFEQAAFTPGDTPVVQADLGGLRIGVMICYDVEFPENVRAHALAGTDLLLVPTAQMHPFQFVAEQLVPVRAFENQMYIAYVNRTGSEGEFEFVGLSCLASPDGVTRTRAGRGEELVFGEADPELLRVSRETNPYLRDRRPGLYASLV; from the coding sequence ATGCCCCCGCTGCGCACCGCCCTCCTCCAGAGCTCCGGACGGCTCGGCGACACCGCCGACAACCTGAAGGCGCTCGAAGAGGCCGCGGCACGCGCCGCACAGGCGGGGGCCGGGCTCCTCGTGACCTCGGAGATGTTCCTGACCGGCTACGCGCTGGAGATCGAGGACATCTCCCGGCTCGCGGAACCGGCCGACGGCATGTCCGCCCGCGCCATCGGCGAGATCGCCCGCCGACACGGGCTGGCCGTGCTCTACGGCTACCCCGAGCGGGACGGGGACGCCGTCTACAACGCGGCGCAGCTCGTCGGCCCCGACGGGGAACGGCTCGCGAACTACCGCAAGACCCACCTCTTCGGCTGCTTCGAGCAGGCGGCCTTCACCCCCGGCGACACCCCGGTGGTCCAGGCGGACCTCGGCGGCCTCCGCATCGGCGTCATGATCTGCTACGACGTGGAGTTCCCCGAGAACGTCCGGGCGCACGCGCTCGCCGGCACCGACCTCCTCCTGGTGCCGACCGCGCAGATGCACCCCTTCCAGTTCGTCGCCGAACAGCTGGTCCCCGTACGGGCCTTCGAGAACCAGATGTACATCGCATACGTCAACCGCACCGGCTCGGAAGGCGAGTTCGAGTTCGTCGGCCTCAGCTGTCTGGCCAGTCCCGACGGGGTGACCCGGACCCGGGCCGGCCGCGGCGAGGAGCTGGTGTTCGGCGAGGCCGACCCCGAGCTGCTGCGCGTCTCGCGCGAGACCAACCCGTACCTGCGCGACCGCCGACCCGGTCTGTACGCCTCGCTCGTCTGA